The Phoenix dactylifera cultivar Barhee BC4 chromosome 9, palm_55x_up_171113_PBpolish2nd_filt_p, whole genome shotgun sequence genome window below encodes:
- the LOC103697298 gene encoding probable beta-1,4-xylosyltransferase IRX10L, whose translation MGKGSWLLPLLLVSSLLGTISVQELEQRHRTERISGSAGDVLEDDPVGRLKVFVYELPSKYNKKILQKDSRCLTHMFAAEIFMHRFLLSSPVRTLNPEEADWFYTPVYTTCDLTPNGLPLPFKSPRMMRSAIQLIASNWPYWNRSEGADHFFVVPHDFGACFHYQEEKAIERGILPLLQRATLVQTFGQRNHVCLKESSIIIPPYAPPQKMQAHLIPPDTPRSIFVYFRGLFYDVGNDPEGGYYARGARASVWENFKDNPLFDISTEHPITYYEDMQRAVFCLCPLGWAPWSPRLVEGVIFGCIPVIIADDIVLPFADAIPWEDIGVFVAEKDVPKLDTILTSIPPEVVLRKQRLLANPSMKQAMLFPQPAQPGDAFHQILNGLARKLPHPRNAYLKPGEKILNWTAGPVGDLKPW comes from the exons ATGGGGAAAGGGTCATGGCTTCTGCCCCTTCTccttgtctcttctcttcttggaACAATTAGTGTCCAGGAGCTGGAACAGAGGCACCGCACTGAGAGAATTTCAG GGAGTGCTGGTGATGTGCTAGAAGATGATCCTGTCGGAAGGCTGAAGGTGTTTGTTTATGAGCTGCCTAGCAAATACAACAAGAAGATTCTGCAGAAGGACTCTAGGTGCCTTACTCACATGTTTGCTGCAGAAATCTTCATGCATCGGTTCTTATTATCTAGTCCAGTCCGAACACTTAATCCTGAAGAAGCTGATTGGTTTTATACACCAGTTTATACAACTTGTGACCTGACGCCAAATGGTCTTCCTTTGCCCTTTAAATCACCAAGAATGATGCGAAGTGCTATCCAGCTAATTGCCTCGAACTGGCCTTACTGGAATAGATCGGAAGGGGCAGATCACTTTTTTGTTGTTCCACATGACTTTGGAGCATGCTTCCATTATCAG GAAGAAAAAGCTATTGAACGTGGAATTCTACCCTTGCTGCAACGTGCTACGTTGGTTCAGACCTTCGGTCAACGGAACCATGTTTGCTTGAAGGAGAGCTCCATCATCATTCCTCCATATGCTCCTCCACAGAAAATGCAGGCTCACTTGATTCCTCCAGACACTCCTCGATCTATCTTTGTTTACTTCCGTGGTTTATTCTACGATGTGGGCAATGATCCAGAGGGTGGTTACTATGCAAG AGGTGCTCGGGCTTCAGTGTGGGAAAACTTTAAGGACAACCCTCTATTTGACATCTCTACTGAACACCCAATTACTTATTATGAAGACATGCAACGGGCTGTTTTCTGCTTGTGCCCCTTGGGTTGGGCCCCATGGAGCCCCAGATTGGTGGAAGGAGTGATTTTTGGCTGCATCCCAGTAATCATAGCAGATGATATTGTGCTACCTTTCGCAGATGCAATCCCGTGGGAGGACATTGGTGTGTTTGTAGCTGAGAAGGATGTGCCCAAGTTGGACACAATCCTTACTTCAATACCACCAGAGGTTGTATTAAGGAAACAAAGATTACTTGCCAACCCTTCAATGAAGCAGGCTATGCTGTTCCCACAGCCTGCCCAACCAGGGGATGCCTTCCATCAGATATTGAACGGTCTGGCTCGTAAGCTTCCACATCCTAGGAATGCTTACCTGAAACCAGGGGAGAAAATCTTGAACTGGACCGCCGGTCCTGTGGGTGACTTGAAACCTTGGTAG